The proteins below are encoded in one region of Juglans microcarpa x Juglans regia isolate MS1-56 chromosome 4D, Jm3101_v1.0, whole genome shotgun sequence:
- the LOC121261107 gene encoding probable WRKY transcription factor 17, with product MAIDLVPYSKMKDPMAIQEEASAGLKSMEHLICLLSHQAPRDNHLDCREITDFTVSKFKKVISILNRTGHARFRRGPSNPPSSYSGPTNPVERRSVPDPVRPEIQSQTFTLDFSKPRTASGSRPVLSVNQQSKESFSISPPVSSTTSSLMSSVTGDGSVSNGKQGSSLLIAPTTTMSAGKPPLSSSQRKKCSVNHSLSAANVSSSDRCHCSKKRKSRVKRAVRVAAISSKIADIPSDEFSWRKYGQKPIKGSPYPRGYYRCSSVKGCPARKHVERAQDDPNMLIVTYEGEHRHPHPPIPAASFAPQSSA from the exons ATGGCGATAGATCTGGTCCCGTACTCCAAGATGAAGGATCCGATGGCTATACAAGAAGAAGCATCGGCTGGGTTGAAGAGTATGGAGCACCTGATTTGCCTACTCTCCCATCAAGCCCCTCGCGACAACCACCTTGACTGCCGAGAAATCACCGACTTCACCGTTTCCAAATTCAAGAAGGTAATCTCCATCCTAAACCGGACCGGCCACGCCCGCTTCCGCCGCGGACCTTCGAACCCTCCTTCATCTTATAGCGGACCGACAAACCCCGTCGAACGCCGTTCAGTCCCAGATCCGGTCCGGCCTGAGATACAGTCCCAGACCTTCACGCTTGATTTCTCGAAACCTAGAACTGCTTCCGGGTCGCGACCGGTGTTGTCGGTAAATCAGCAGTCTAAGGAGAGCTTCAGCATATCTCCACCCGTTTCCTCCACGACCTCGTCGCTTATGTCATCTGTTACCGGAGACGGCAGCGTTTCGAATGGTAAACAAGGTTCCTCTCTCCTAATAGCTCCGACCACCACCATGTCGGCCGGGAAACCACCTCTTTCTTCGTCTCAGCGTAAAAAGTGCAGCGTAAATCATTCTCTCTCTGCTGCGAATGTCTCCTCGTCTGACCGTTGCCATTGCTCCAAGAAAAG GAAATCCAGAGTGAAGAGGGCTGTCAGAGTTGCAGCAATAAGCTCGAAGATCGCGGATATACCGTCGGACGAGTTCTCGTGGAGAAAATACGGTCAAAAGCCGATAAAGGGCTCACCTTACCCAAG AGGGTATTACAGATGCAGTAGCGTGAAAGGGTGCCCAGCGAGAAAGCACGTGGAAAGAGCACAAGACGATCCAAATATGCTGATCGTAACATATGAAGGAGAGCACCGTCACCCGCACCCTCCGATTCCGGCTGCGAGTTTCGCCCCTCAGTCGTCGGCGTGA